The proteins below are encoded in one region of Fervidicoccaceae archaeon:
- a CDS encoding HIT domain-containing protein, translating into MDRLWAPWRSEYLKRINSESLRARCFICEAAQAPLSKDHENLVVYRGKRSLLMLNLYPYNAGHIMVAPYRHVASLVDLENEEALDLFTTIRLGLLALGEAFSPDAFNVGINIGRDSGAGLEDHVHVHIVPRWRGDTNFMPVLFDTKVISESLEKVYEKLSAALKIILERERRA; encoded by the coding sequence ATGGATAGATTATGGGCCCCTTGGCGAAGCGAGTACCTGAAGAGGATCAATAGTGAGAGCCTGAGAGCTAGGTGCTTCATCTGCGAGGCAGCCCAAGCCCCGCTATCGAAGGACCACGAGAACTTAGTCGTCTATCGAGGAAAGAGGAGCCTCCTAATGTTGAACCTTTACCCCTATAACGCAGGTCATATCATGGTGGCCCCCTATAGGCACGTCGCAAGCCTCGTAGACCTCGAGAACGAGGAGGCTCTGGATCTCTTCACGACAATCAGATTGGGTCTGTTAGCTCTCGGGGAGGCGTTCTCGCCCGATGCCTTCAACGTGGGGATCAATATAGGAAGGGACTCGGGGGCGGGCCTAGAAGACCACGTTCACGTCCACATAGTTCCTAGATGGAGAGGAGATACGAACTTCATGCCTGTTCTTTTCGACACCAAGGTGATATCCGAGAGTCTCGAGAAGGTCTACGAAAAGCTGAGTGCGGCTCTTAAAATCATTCTAGAGAGAGAGCGACGCGCTTGA
- a CDS encoding DUF87 domain-containing protein, whose product MTFVSPWMPLILTLFASPLIAYMYARTLRVGLLSAENFVSGRARRIELVDGKFVVAELRGGRGYIGFAVIGLDESFVEEARTPDAFFNRALVLGKILSNASTEVELRVARKGVDPLELASRVERELSSLRAVLSSQQDDEKLRERERALKRMYERLRNGERLGWLRFYVVVRTRGQDKKSVIDALRGEAQQLSRALTIALGARAKILERRALSPMLESLLLSAPRVKTSVGGVVESASSLALPPFERESLSPRGVLVGYRVGTRIPFLLDLSKYGSRHVLVVGPTGKGKTTFLATVANRLYARNLVDVTLIDPKGDTDKLLAKGYKRYRFSYSTRLEPKAAEVALAALERVLEGQRWRRLSLDSTKKLDRSLQTVESLERDLGIRLVYVDPPESGSVSIKDSLGERWSALLLENLTDEGRFAIIAAILSTYLDLMYSIGPSSTLRRLLIIDEAWRLSESTLYFTKRLVKESRGFGTGLILSTQSLIDLPNEILANFGTIVAFGSSDSVYAETLERLLGGRKGELASILQALGVGQIVIKLPDSSTLSLVEVDPEPPLRLDPRAAR is encoded by the coding sequence GTGACGTTTGTGTCTCCGTGGATGCCGCTGATTTTGACGCTCTTTGCGTCCCCCCTGATAGCCTACATGTACGCGCGCACGCTCCGCGTAGGCCTGCTAAGCGCTGAGAACTTCGTGAGCGGGCGCGCGCGACGCATTGAGCTTGTCGATGGTAAGTTCGTCGTTGCTGAGCTGAGAGGGGGCAGAGGCTACATTGGCTTCGCTGTCATAGGCCTCGACGAGAGCTTCGTAGAGGAGGCCAGGACTCCTGATGCCTTCTTCAATAGAGCTTTGGTGCTAGGGAAGATTCTCTCTAACGCATCAACGGAGGTCGAACTAAGGGTCGCTCGAAAAGGAGTGGATCCGCTCGAATTAGCCAGCCGAGTCGAGAGGGAGCTCAGCTCGCTGAGAGCCGTGCTGAGCTCGCAGCAGGACGACGAGAAGTTAAGAGAGAGGGAACGAGCTTTGAAAAGAATGTACGAGAGGCTTAGGAACGGCGAGAGGCTCGGGTGGCTAAGATTCTACGTCGTCGTCCGGACGCGAGGTCAGGACAAGAAGAGCGTAATTGACGCGTTGCGTGGAGAAGCGCAGCAGCTTTCGAGAGCCCTCACGATAGCGCTCGGCGCCAGGGCCAAGATCTTGGAGCGGAGAGCCCTGTCCCCCATGTTGGAGTCGCTTCTCTTGAGCGCCCCAAGGGTGAAGACTTCCGTAGGAGGAGTCGTTGAGTCTGCGTCGTCGCTCGCGTTACCTCCGTTCGAGAGAGAAAGTCTGAGCCCGAGAGGAGTGCTGGTCGGCTATAGAGTGGGCACGAGAATCCCCTTTCTCCTTGACTTGAGCAAATACGGTTCGAGACACGTACTGGTCGTGGGACCGACTGGCAAGGGCAAGACGACTTTCCTAGCGACTGTGGCTAATAGACTATACGCCAGGAATCTCGTAGATGTAACATTGATAGATCCAAAGGGAGATACCGATAAGCTTCTAGCGAAAGGCTACAAGAGGTACAGATTCTCTTATTCTACGAGGCTCGAACCGAAAGCCGCCGAGGTGGCTTTGGCAGCATTGGAGCGAGTCCTCGAGGGACAGAGGTGGAGGCGACTGTCGCTTGACTCGACTAAGAAGCTCGACCGGAGCCTCCAGACCGTTGAGAGCTTGGAAAGGGATCTCGGAATACGCCTCGTTTACGTCGATCCGCCAGAGAGCGGCTCGGTATCGATAAAAGATTCGTTGGGCGAGCGCTGGTCTGCTCTGCTCTTAGAAAACTTGACCGACGAAGGGAGATTCGCCATTATAGCCGCTATCCTGAGCACATATCTAGACCTCATGTATTCCATTGGACCCTCCTCAACTCTGAGGAGGCTCTTAATAATCGATGAGGCCTGGAGGCTGAGCGAGTCAACGTTGTACTTCACCAAGAGGCTGGTCAAGGAGAGCCGCGGCTTTGGTACGGGGCTTATCCTCTCAACGCAGAGCCTAATTGATCTGCCCAACGAGATTCTCGCTAACTTCGGAACAATCGTGGCTTTTGGCTCAAGTGACTCCGTCTATGCCGAGACGTTGGAGAGGCTTTTGGGGGGCCGGAAGGGGGAGCTCGCGTCGATTCTCCAGGCATTAGGGGTAGGTCAAATCGTGATTAAACTGCCCGACTCCTCTACACTGAGCCTCGTAGAGGTCGATCCCGAGCCCCCTCTTCGCCTGGACCCACGCGCGGCGAGGTGA
- the cedA1 gene encoding DNA import protein CedA1, which translates to MTLVEFVNNVATQVALLAWALFALTWSIGWVLRGSPLPVARLKRAGQSLIEDALWAAFWLAMGSTVFSVISYLVQVVAIEISPS; encoded by the coding sequence GTGACGCTGGTAGAATTTGTCAATAACGTAGCTACCCAAGTGGCGTTGCTCGCGTGGGCTCTCTTCGCATTGACCTGGAGCATTGGATGGGTCCTGAGGGGCTCTCCTCTGCCAGTAGCCAGACTCAAGAGAGCGGGTCAGAGCCTCATCGAGGATGCTCTGTGGGCGGCATTCTGGCTAGCAATGGGTTCGACTGTTTTCTCCGTGATCTCATATCTAGTCCAAGTGGTGGCGATCGAGATCTCGCCTAGTTGA
- a CDS encoding ATP-binding protein produces MDISRSSRGSIATRVLRSASLAILIFAWHISAQKLSSLLQTNTSIYHVPLEIAASSALFFTLALASLLVTRSLLLTLMLCYPTMILSLRLSLSLSALLLGSIALSYTTLRAAARLLGRRSPVRLLFPTPRLEVDIGRLLLAVGVTLMAFGVTGLASDGGVAEIYGGSLSWLAHSLVLGLAVGLLVEDKLATGLLALGSPLGPSWFPLVLEWARRGGEGGQRVSFAGLPSEWRGLCIGYVASVIGEKGKESQINFVREINKTVNSSKRWVDISRVPLLLDLFGSRNPHLIIFGESGSGKSTLAKLLAKEAARRQLTTLIVDLHGEYGESMATAGFALVDASKTPINPLDLDGFPPHLKALELSFSIANVFSLGGAQRALLMEAIERSYEEVGISSQNPVTWSNKSPTLEDLLRVLDKIAKERPALAPRAESLRSYMRLLAEITSRDAASVDAEELLSRNVVLNLSGIPHEGLQSLYLGLLLRKIYAYKTRLPDKPLMLIIDEAHRALVDPSTNDFVVRLVAESRKYKLALVLISQSLVDFDERVLANVATRISFRVSGRELERAVDYLAPLRSRELVELLKSTLRVLPRGYALISGELRDNLLLFEVSECTPSSSH; encoded by the coding sequence GTGGACATATCACGAAGCTCTCGCGGGTCAATAGCGACCAGGGTACTCCGTTCCGCGTCGCTAGCGATTCTGATCTTCGCGTGGCACATCTCAGCTCAAAAGCTTTCTTCACTCTTACAAACAAATACAAGCATATATCACGTTCCCCTCGAGATCGCGGCGTCTTCTGCGTTGTTCTTCACGTTGGCCTTAGCCTCACTCTTAGTAACGAGATCTCTTCTGCTAACGCTCATGCTCTGCTATCCTACGATGATATTGAGCTTAAGGCTCTCATTGTCGCTGTCGGCGTTACTTTTGGGATCCATTGCTCTATCGTACACGACCTTGAGGGCCGCTGCGCGACTCCTGGGTCGACGCTCTCCAGTCAGGTTGCTATTCCCCACGCCGAGGCTCGAAGTCGATATCGGGAGACTTCTTCTCGCGGTCGGGGTAACCCTCATGGCTTTCGGTGTCACGGGATTGGCAAGTGATGGGGGCGTCGCCGAGATTTACGGAGGCTCGCTCTCCTGGCTCGCTCACTCGCTCGTGCTCGGCTTAGCCGTCGGCCTGCTTGTTGAGGACAAGCTGGCGACGGGGCTCCTAGCCCTAGGCTCTCCCCTCGGGCCCTCCTGGTTTCCCTTAGTGCTGGAATGGGCTAGACGGGGTGGCGAGGGGGGGCAGCGCGTGAGCTTCGCTGGGCTTCCCTCAGAATGGCGAGGTCTCTGCATAGGCTATGTGGCATCCGTGATTGGCGAGAAAGGCAAAGAATCACAAATAAACTTTGTTAGAGAAATCAATAAGACTGTAAATAGTTCCAAACGTTGGGTAGATATCTCTCGTGTTCCACTATTACTTGATTTGTTCGGTAGCAGAAATCCCCACCTTATAATATTCGGCGAAAGCGGCTCGGGGAAGAGCACTTTGGCGAAGCTGTTAGCTAAGGAAGCGGCGCGTCGACAGTTGACTACGTTGATAGTGGATCTCCATGGAGAGTACGGAGAGTCCATGGCGACGGCGGGCTTCGCGCTAGTAGACGCATCGAAGACTCCCATCAATCCCTTAGACCTCGACGGGTTCCCTCCTCATCTAAAGGCACTCGAGCTGAGCTTCTCCATTGCAAATGTGTTCTCGCTAGGGGGAGCCCAGCGCGCACTCCTGATGGAAGCGATCGAAAGATCTTACGAGGAGGTCGGCATTTCCTCCCAGAACCCCGTCACGTGGTCTAATAAGTCGCCGACTCTCGAGGACCTTCTACGCGTGTTAGACAAAATTGCGAAAGAAAGACCAGCTCTGGCGCCCAGAGCGGAGTCTCTCCGCAGCTACATGAGACTACTCGCAGAGATCACATCGAGAGACGCCGCCAGCGTAGACGCTGAGGAGTTACTCTCGAGAAATGTAGTGCTCAATTTGAGCGGTATACCTCATGAGGGTTTACAAAGCCTCTACCTAGGCCTTCTATTGAGAAAGATTTATGCATATAAAACGCGTCTTCCCGATAAACCCCTTATGTTGATAATAGACGAAGCTCACCGCGCGTTGGTCGACCCTTCTACCAACGACTTTGTCGTTAGACTCGTCGCCGAATCCCGCAAGTATAAACTAGCACTAGTTCTGATCAGTCAAAGCCTCGTGGACTTCGATGAACGAGTCCTCGCCAATGTGGCCACCAGGATATCCTTTCGAGTCTCTGGGCGGGAACTCGAGCGCGCCGTAGACTATCTCGCTCCTCTGCGCAGCAGAGAGCTCGTAGAGCTTCTCAAAAGCACGCTTAGAGTTCTTCCTCGAGGCTATGCTCTCATAAGCGGAGAACTAAGAGATAACCTTTTACTCTTCGAAGTGAGTGAGTGCACACCCAGTTCGTCACACTAA